In Oryza brachyantha chromosome 1, ObraRS2, whole genome shotgun sequence, the following are encoded in one genomic region:
- the LOC102715432 gene encoding signal recognition particle 54 kDa protein 2 → MVLAQLGGSISRALAQMSNATVIDEKVLSDCLNEISRALLQSDVQFKMVRDMQANIKRIVNLETLAAGTNKRRIIQQAVFTELCNMLDPGKPSFTPKKGKPCVVMFVGLQGSGKTTTCTKYAFYHQRKGFKPALVCADTFRAGAFDQLKQNATKAKIPFYGSYMESDPVKIAVEGVERFKKENCDLIIVDTSGRHKQEAALFEEMRQVSEATKPDLVIFVMDSSIGQAAFDQAQAFKQSVSVGAVIVTKMDGHAKGGGALSAVAATKSPVIFIGTGEHIDEFEVFDVKPFVSRLLGMGDWSGFMDKIHEVVPTDQQPELLQKLSEGTFTLRLMYEQFQNILKMGPIGQVFSMLPGFSSELMPKGHEKESQAKIKRYMTMMDSMTDAELDSTNPKLMTEARIIRIARGSGRPIRDVVDMLEEYKRLAKIWSKMKGLKIPKKGEMSALSRNMNVQHMSKVLPPQMLKQIGGMSGLQSLMKQMGSKEMGGMFGGMGGDK, encoded by the exons ATGGTGCTCGCGCAGCTCGGCGGGAGCATCTCCCGCGCGCTGGCGCAGATGAGCAACGCCACCGTGATCGACGAGAAGGTGCTCAGCGACTGCCTCAACGAGATCTCGCGCGCGCTCCTGCAGTCCGACGTCCAGTTCAAGATGGTCCGCGATATGCAGGCCAACATCAAGCGCATCGTCAACCTCGAGACGCTCGCCGCCGGGACCAACAAGCGGCGGATCATCCAGCAG GCCGTCTTCACGGAGCTCTGCAACATGTTGGATCCCGGGAAGCCTTCCTTCACTCCGAAGAAAGGGAAGCCTTGCGTCGTCATGTTCGTTGGTTTGCAAG GTTCTGGTAAAACTACTACTTGTACCAAATATGCTTTTTATCATCAGCGCAAGGGATTTAAACCAGCACTTGTTTGTGCTGATACATTTAGGGCTGGTGCTTTTGATCAGTTAAAACAGAATGCAACAAAGGCAAAGATTCCTTTTTATGGAAG CTACATGGAGTCTGATCCGGTGAAAATTGCTGTTGAGGGTGTGGAGAGGTTCAAGAAAGAAAACTGTGACCTCATCATTGTAGATACAAGTGGAAGGCACAAACAAGAAGCAGCTCTGTTTGAAGAAATGCGCCAAGTTTCAGAAGCGACG AAACCAGATCTGGTAATCTTTGTGATGGACAGTAGTATCGGTCAGGCTGCATTTGATCAGGCACAAGCATTTAAGCAAAGTGTTTCTGTTGGTGCTGTGATTGTCACTAAAATGGATGGGCATGCAAAAGGTGGCGGCGCCCTTAGCGC GGTTGCAGCCACAAAAAGTCCAGTGATATTTATTGGAACAGGAGAACACATTGATGAGTTTGAAGTTTTTGATGTGAAACCATTTGTCAGTCGCCTTTTAG GCATGGGAGACTGGTCAGGGTTTATGGACAAGATTCATGAAGTAGTGCCTACTGATCAGCAACCTGAGCTTTTGCAGAAGCTATCTGAAGGAACCTTCACTCTCAGACTTATGTATGAGCAATTTCAGAACATCCTGAAAATGGGTCCTATTGGCCAG GTTTTCTCAATGTTGCCTGGATTTAGTTCTGAATTGATGCCAAAGGGACATGAGAAGGAAAGTCAGGCTAAGATTAAACGATACATGACGATGATGGATTCAATGACAGATGCAG agcTTGACAGCACGAATCCGAAACTGATGACTGAAGCACGTATTATTCGGATTGCTCGGGGTTCTGGTCGGCCTATCAGGGATGTCGTTGACATGCTGGAAGAGTACAAGCGGCTTGCTAAAATATGGAGCAAGATGAAAGGGCTCAAGATACCAAAGAAGGGAGAAATGAGTGCACTGTCTCGCAACATGAACGTTCAGCACATGAGCAAAGTTCTCCCGCCACAGATGCTGAAGCAGATAGGCGGCATGAGTGGTTTGCAATCTTTGATGAAGCAGATGGGATCAAAAGAAATGGGTGGCATGTTTGGAGGCATGGGTGGTGATAAGTAA
- the LOC102715708 gene encoding homocysteine S-methyltransferase 4-like: MGRGGDVDAAGALRRFVREAGGCAVVDGGLATELEAHGADLRDELWSARCLLSAPHLIRKVHLDYLDAGANIITSASYQATIQGFQERGLSRERSEALLRRSVHIAQEARAIFAEGSSKGPFATHGIHHHRSAASSARCPVLVAASVGSYGAYLADGSEYTGEYGRSVTKETLKSFHRRRLQVLADAGPDLIAFETIPNKLEAQAYAELMEEEDIRIPAWLSFTSRDGASAASGDPIAECAAVADSCARVAAVGVNCTAPRLIHGLVLSIRKVTSKPVVVYPNSGETYVPETKEWVESDGGGASETTDFVSCVGRWRRAGAALVGGCCRTSPATVRAISRALREPDGDAASPDDDDDDLPAVAVL, from the exons ATGGGTCGCGGGGGCGACGTCGACGCGGCGGGCGCGCTGCGGCGGTTCGTGCGGGAAGCGGGAGGGTGCGCCGTGGTGGACGGCGGGCTAGCGACGGAGCTGGAGGCCCACGGCGCGGACCTGCGGGACGAGCTCTGGAGCGCCCGCTGCCTCCTCTCCGCCCCTCACCTCATCCGCAAG GTGCATTTGGACTacctcgacgccggcgccaACATCATAACCTCGGCGTCGTACCAG GCGACGATCCAGGGGTTCCAGGAGAGGGGCCTGTCGCGGGAGCGGAGCGAGGCGCTGCTGCGGCGGAGCGTCCACATCGCGCAGGAGGCGCGCGCCATCTTCGCGGAGGGCTCGTCCAAGGGCCCCTTCGCCACGCACGggatccaccaccaccgctccgccgcctcctcggcgcgCTGCCCCGTGCTCGTGGCCGCCTCCGTCGGTAGCTACGGCGCCTATCTCGCCGACGGCTCCGAATACAC cgGAGAGTATGGCAGATCGGTGACCAAGGAGACGCTCAAGAGCTTCCACCGGAGGCGTCTGCAGGTGCTCGCCGACGCGGGGCCCGACCTCATCGCGTTCGAGACGATCCCGAACAAGCTGGAGGCACAGGCCTACGCCGAGCttatggaggaggaggacataAGGATCCCGGCGTGGCTCTCCTTCACCTCCAGGGACGGAGCCAGCGCGGCGAGCGGTGACCCCATCGCCGAGTGCGCCGCGGTGGCCGACTCCTGCGCgagggtcgccgccgtcggggtGAACTGCACGGCCCCCAGGCTGATCCACGGCCTGGTCCTCTCCATCAGGAAGGTGACGAGCAAGCCGGTCGTCGTGTACCCCAACAGCGGGGAGACCTACGTGCCCGAGACCAAAGAATGGGTG GAgtcggacggcggcggtgcgtcGGAGACGACGGACTTCGTGTCGTGCGTCGGCAGGTGGAGGCGGGCGGGCGCCGCACTCGTCGGGGGATGCTGCAGGACGAGCCCGGCCACGGTGAGGGCCATCTCGCGGGCGCTGCGTGAACCGGATGGTGACGCCGCGAGCcccgatgacgacgacgacgatttGCCGGCGGTGGCCGTGCTCTAG